A genomic segment from Neisseria perflava encodes:
- a CDS encoding ATP-binding cassette domain-containing protein, producing the protein MLCLENVRFEILRDPIVRDFSLNLQHGEVKALFGPSGCGKTTVLRLIAGLETPKSGTIRNTFRKTGFLFQENRLPGNLTAMQNIAIFMDKPDEGEIIALAAKVGLTAGDLNKYPTELSGGMAKRVAFLRLLLCGCDLALLDEPFVGLDRDLRDILVAMLVEKIERQGMACMLVTHDRFEAARLSHEIMLLSTKGMNVQNVITLPTPLSERDSAFEETVVAREFQGIHYYE; encoded by the coding sequence ATGCTCTGTCTTGAAAACGTACGTTTTGAAATTCTCCGCGACCCCATCGTGCGCGATTTCAGTTTGAACCTGCAACATGGCGAAGTGAAAGCTTTGTTCGGGCCGAGCGGCTGTGGCAAGACGACGGTTTTGCGTTTGATTGCGGGCTTGGAAACGCCGAAATCGGGCACGATACGCAATACTTTCCGCAAAACGGGTTTTCTGTTTCAGGAAAACCGCCTGCCGGGAAACTTGACCGCGATGCAGAATATCGCTATTTTTATGGACAAACCCGATGAAGGCGAAATCATCGCGCTGGCGGCGAAAGTCGGGCTGACTGCGGGCGATTTGAACAAATATCCGACCGAATTGTCCGGCGGCATGGCGAAACGGGTAGCATTTTTGCGCCTGCTGCTGTGCGGCTGCGACCTTGCCTTGCTGGACGAGCCGTTCGTCGGTTTGGACCGCGATTTGCGCGATATTTTGGTCGCCATGCTGGTGGAAAAAATCGAGCGGCAGGGCATGGCGTGTATGCTGGTAACGCACGACCGCTTCGAAGCCGCACGCCTGAGCCATGAAATCATGCTGCTTTCCACTAAGGGCATGAACGTGCAAAACGTGATTACCCTGCCTACGCCGCTGTCCGAACGCGATTCGGCTTTTGAAGAAACCGTGGTGGCAAGAGAGTTTCAGGGGATTCATTATTATGAGTGA
- the hexR gene encoding DNA-binding transcriptional regulator HexR: MLSKISESLSNLSGAERKVAESALAEPKWFVHAAVAEIAERASVSQPTVIRFCRSLGYKGLPEFKLALSASIGHEGMPYVHEELNADDNMGSVVEKVLGNAAASLLGERRFLKESELENAIAILMHARRVEFYGVGNSGIVAQDAQHKFFRFGMSTVAYVDTHTQLMAASVLTEQDVLVAISNTGSSIELLDAASIAKENGAAVIALTRNDSPLAQMADCVLSIATQENAELYTPMVSRLLQLAVIDILAIGLALRLGDTASTQLQKSKKSIHNKHIEYDKD; the protein is encoded by the coding sequence ATGTTAAGCAAAATCAGCGAATCATTGTCCAATCTCTCCGGCGCAGAACGCAAAGTTGCCGAATCTGCGTTGGCCGAGCCGAAATGGTTCGTTCATGCCGCTGTGGCCGAAATCGCCGAGCGTGCATCCGTCAGTCAGCCGACTGTAATCCGTTTCTGCCGCAGCTTGGGTTACAAAGGCTTGCCTGAGTTCAAACTCGCTTTGTCTGCCAGTATCGGTCATGAAGGTATGCCTTACGTTCATGAAGAATTAAACGCCGATGACAACATGGGCAGCGTGGTCGAAAAAGTGTTGGGCAACGCCGCAGCCTCCCTCTTGGGCGAGCGCCGCTTTCTGAAAGAATCCGAGCTGGAAAACGCGATTGCCATTCTGATGCACGCGCGACGCGTTGAGTTTTATGGAGTCGGCAACTCCGGCATCGTTGCCCAAGATGCGCAACACAAATTCTTCCGCTTCGGTATGTCCACCGTTGCCTATGTCGATACGCATACCCAGTTGATGGCAGCTTCCGTGTTGACCGAGCAGGATGTGTTGGTGGCGATTTCTAATACCGGCTCATCTATCGAATTGTTGGACGCGGCCAGTATCGCCAAAGAAAACGGCGCAGCCGTTATCGCGCTGACCCGCAATGATTCGCCGTTGGCTCAAATGGCCGACTGTGTATTGAGCATTGCCACTCAGGAAAATGCCGAGCTTTATACGCCTATGGTGTCCCGCCTTCTGCAGTTGGCCGTTATCGACATTCTTGCTATCGGCTTGGCCTTGCGCTTGGGCGATACTGCCAGCACGCAACTGCAAAAAAGTAAAAAAAGCATACATAACAAACACATCGAATACGATAAAGATTGA
- a CDS encoding ABC transporter substrate-binding protein produces the protein MDMKRRDFLKMTAALAAAGVSPSLLAAGKEQFTVYGAPAMPSVTIAVAALQGKLAKQADVSLKIWRSPDQLRAGVASGQFKVMMSPSNVGVNLRNQGQKVGMVNILTNGITQLMCKGSAITSPQDLVGKKILVPFKNDMPDIVLQALLKKLKIDAHKVGITYTATPPEAVGLFLSKDYHAAILPEPMASASILKGKTMGVNVVRSFDLVKAWGQAFDTKPLIPMAGIIANEEYFHAHKAQFDIFHQDLKNALNWILANRQSAAKIGKNYLPAPEPALVMGLDGARLTVTKGSEVKNEILKFYEILMQFNPKLLGGKLPDNGFFLA, from the coding sequence ATGGATATGAAAAGACGCGATTTCTTAAAAATGACCGCCGCGCTGGCAGCCGCAGGCGTTTCACCTTCATTGTTAGCAGCCGGTAAAGAACAATTTACCGTATACGGCGCACCGGCAATGCCCAGCGTTACCATCGCCGTAGCGGCGTTGCAAGGCAAGCTGGCGAAGCAGGCAGATGTATCGCTGAAAATCTGGCGTTCGCCCGACCAACTGCGTGCAGGCGTGGCAAGCGGACAATTTAAAGTCATGATGAGTCCGAGCAATGTCGGCGTAAACCTGCGCAACCAAGGGCAGAAAGTCGGCATGGTCAATATTTTGACCAACGGCATCACGCAGCTGATGTGTAAAGGCAGCGCGATTACCTCGCCGCAGGATTTGGTCGGCAAAAAAATCCTCGTACCGTTTAAAAACGACATGCCCGACATCGTGCTGCAAGCCTTGTTGAAAAAACTGAAAATCGACGCGCACAAAGTCGGCATCACTTACACCGCCACGCCGCCCGAAGCGGTGGGGCTGTTTTTGAGCAAGGATTACCACGCCGCCATCCTGCCCGAACCGATGGCAAGCGCAAGCATACTCAAAGGCAAAACCATGGGCGTAAACGTCGTGCGCAGTTTTGATTTGGTGAAGGCATGGGGGCAGGCGTTTGACACCAAACCGCTGATTCCGATGGCGGGCATCATCGCCAACGAAGAATATTTCCACGCGCACAAGGCGCAGTTCGACATCTTCCATCAGGATTTGAAAAACGCGCTCAACTGGATACTTGCCAACCGCCAAAGCGCGGCAAAAATCGGCAAAAACTACCTCCCCGCCCCCGAACCCGCCCTGGTCATGGGCTTAGACGGTGCGCGGCTGACGGTAACCAAAGGCAGCGAAGTGAAGAACGAGATTTTGAAGTTTTACGAAATTCTGATGCAGTTCAACCCGAAACTCTTGGGCGGCAAGCTGCCGGATAACGGGTTCTTCTTGGCTTAA
- a CDS encoding ABC transporter permease translates to MIKTDKIRKPQPAVFYIIDYLWSGFAGLSVAMVVVALWALGSAVFGEFMLPAPVEVFQKSLDLLQHFQENEIGISLWRSVVGISVALVAGLAAGLVAGSFKTAMALLKPVITILLAMPPIIWVVMALFWFGFGNPSVLFTIIVLVAPLTFASAAVGMASVNKQHEELFDAYKLGRLKKIRYLYIPHLTGYVISSIGVAVAMGVKVVIMAELLGASEGVGARIADARAMLETSTVMAYVVLVIVFVSLFEYLITKPLEILFMPWRR, encoded by the coding sequence ATGATTAAAACCGACAAAATCCGCAAACCACAGCCTGCGGTGTTTTACATCATCGACTACCTTTGGAGCGGCTTTGCCGGTCTGAGTGTGGCGATGGTGGTGGTGGCGTTGTGGGCGTTGGGCAGTGCCGTATTTGGTGAGTTTATGCTGCCTGCGCCGGTAGAGGTGTTTCAAAAGTCTTTGGATTTATTGCAACATTTTCAGGAAAACGAAATCGGGATTTCGCTGTGGCGGTCGGTGGTGGGGATTTCAGTTGCGCTGGTAGCGGGATTGGCGGCGGGGCTGGTGGCGGGCAGTTTTAAGACGGCGATGGCGTTGCTCAAGCCTGTGATTACGATTTTGTTGGCGATGCCGCCGATTATTTGGGTAGTGATGGCGTTGTTTTGGTTCGGTTTCGGCAATCCGAGCGTGTTGTTTACCATCATTGTGTTGGTTGCGCCGCTGACGTTTGCGAGTGCGGCGGTCGGGATGGCGAGTGTGAACAAGCAGCATGAGGAATTGTTTGACGCTTATAAATTAGGCCGTCTGAAAAAAATCCGTTATCTGTATATCCCGCATTTGACGGGCTATGTGATTTCCAGCATCGGCGTGGCGGTGGCGATGGGGGTGAAGGTAGTGATTATGGCGGAACTCTTGGGCGCGAGCGAAGGCGTGGGCGCGCGGATTGCGGACGCGAGGGCGATGCTGGAGACTTCGACGGTGATGGCTTATGTGGTGTTGGTTATCGTGTTTGTGTCGCTGTTTGAATACCTGATTACCAAGCCTTTGGAAATTTTGTTTATGCCGTGGAGGAGATGA
- a CDS encoding NnrS family protein, protein MNKFFTHPMRPFFVGAAVLAILGALVFFIGPGAVILHRQIFLELMLPAAYGGFLTAAMLEWTGYQGRLKPVATLMAALLLAASAILPFSPQTASFFVAVYWLVLLLFCTWLIWLDRNTDNFALLMLLAAFTVFQTAYAATGDLNLLRAQVHLNIAAVMFVSVRVSILLGAEALKECRLKDPVFIPNIVYKNIAITFLLLHAAAELWLPAQTAGFTALAVGFILLAKLRELHHHELLRKHYVCTYYLLQLFAAAGYLWTGVEKLQNLPSSAPLHLITLGGMMGGVMMVWLTAGLWHSGFTKLDYPKLCRIAIPLLFMAAISRAFLMNVNPIFFITVPAILTIAVFVLYLFTFVPIFRENAFTDDPE, encoded by the coding sequence ATGAATAAGTTTTTTACCCACCCCATGCGGCCGTTTTTCGTCGGTGCGGCGGTGCTTGCCATACTCGGCGCGTTGGTGTTTTTCATCGGCCCCGGTGCCGTCATTTTGCACCGCCAAATCTTCTTAGAGCTCATGCTGCCTGCGGCATACGGCGGTTTTCTGACTGCCGCCATGCTTGAATGGACGGGCTATCAAGGCCGTCTGAAACCTGTCGCTACTTTGATGGCGGCATTACTGCTCGCCGCATCCGCCATACTGCCCTTTTCGCCGCAAACTGCCTCGTTTTTCGTTGCTGTCTATTGGCTGGTATTGCTGCTGTTCTGCACTTGGCTGATTTGGCTTGATCGCAACACTGATAACTTCGCCCTACTAATGCTGCTCGCCGCATTTACCGTTTTTCAGACGGCCTACGCCGCAACTGGCGATTTGAACTTACTGCGCGCGCAAGTACATCTGAACATAGCAGCTGTCATGTTTGTATCCGTCCGCGTCAGCATTCTTTTGGGCGCGGAAGCCCTTAAAGAATGCCGTCTGAAAGACCCTGTTTTTATTCCAAATATCGTTTATAAAAACATCGCCATTACTTTCCTGCTGCTGCACGCCGCCGCCGAACTTTGGCTGCCCGCACAAACCGCCGGTTTTACCGCGCTTGCCGTCGGATTCATCCTGCTCGCCAAGCTGCGTGAGCTCCACCATCACGAACTCCTGCGCAAACACTACGTCTGCACTTATTACCTGCTCCAGCTTTTTGCCGCCGCAGGCTATCTGTGGACAGGCGTGGAGAAACTGCAAAATCTGCCTTCCTCCGCCCCATTACACTTGATTACCCTCGGCGGTATGATGGGCGGCGTGATGATGGTGTGGCTGACCGCCGGACTGTGGCACAGCGGCTTTACCAAACTCGACTACCCGAAACTCTGCCGCATTGCCATCCCCCTACTCTTTATGGCCGCCATCTCGCGCGCTTTCTTGATGAACGTGAACCCGATATTTTTCATTACCGTTCCTGCGATTCTGACCATCGCCGTGTTCGTACTGTATCTTTTCACGTTTGTACCGATATTTCGGGAAAATGCGTTTACGGATGATCCGGAATGA
- a CDS encoding CadD family cadmium resistance transporter, which translates to MFSTVITAAVLYIATAVDLLVILLIFFARANTRKEYRDIYIGQYLGSVILILVSLFLAFVLHYVPEKWVLGLLGLIPIYLGIKVAIYDDCEGEKRAKKELDEKGLSKLVGIVALVTVASCGADNIGLFVPYFVTLDLVDLLVTLLVFLILIFVLVYTAQRLANISGVGEIVEKFSRWIMAVIYIGLGLFIIIENNTIQTIISII; encoded by the coding sequence ATGTTTTCAACTGTGATTACTGCTGCTGTTTTATATATTGCTACAGCAGTAGATTTGTTGGTAATACTATTAATATTTTTTGCTAGAGCAAATACTAGAAAAGAATATCGAGATATTTATATCGGACAATATTTAGGTTCTGTAATTTTAATATTAGTTAGTTTATTTCTAGCTTTTGTTTTGCATTATGTTCCGGAAAAATGGGTGTTGGGTTTATTAGGTTTAATACCGATTTACTTAGGTATTAAAGTTGCTATTTACGACGATTGTGAGGGCGAAAAAAGAGCTAAAAAAGAATTGGATGAAAAAGGGTTGTCAAAATTAGTCGGTATTGTTGCTTTGGTTACAGTTGCTAGTTGTGGTGCAGATAATATTGGACTTTTTGTTCCTTACTTTGTGACTTTAGATCTTGTCGACTTATTAGTTACTCTTCTTGTATTTTTAATATTGATTTTTGTTTTAGTATATACAGCACAAAGATTGGCTAATATTTCAGGTGTTGGTGAAATTGTAGAGAAGTTTAGTCGTTGGATAATGGCTGTTATTTATATTGGTTTAGGATTATTTATTATTATTGAAAATAATACAATTCAAACAATAATATCAATAATATGA
- a CDS encoding GIY-YIG nuclease family protein: MFDTKSIGYVYILTSKNCDSVKIGGSNYPPIKRIKEINQTEPYKKLGKWELADFRQVNNWRKVEHYLHYRFRSCLNTNQANQKELFYLSVKEASDALNDLDENLIIHKPKVDRMFQDEYLCSYLKNLFILSGLAHWLEYQGVWTFSLFPSTNGGRYFTLNIGSHEVAFSTLNRKNTQSTHMILLDKLILDFPGTISWIEQHGYIEKSYYKTVLPRAVSIFLNGTFDIALDFLKKDGVRRALIAYWYDSLFNLKDSNKCSVYARFHNYNAIAKLNTICSTP; this comes from the coding sequence ATGTTTGATACTAAATCTATAGGATATGTCTATATTTTGACTTCTAAAAATTGTGATAGTGTAAAAATTGGAGGTAGTAATTATCCACCGATTAAGCGTATTAAAGAAATCAACCAAACTGAACCTTATAAAAAATTAGGAAAATGGGAACTGGCAGATTTTAGACAAGTAAATAATTGGCGGAAAGTAGAACATTATTTGCATTATCGATTTAGAAGCTGTCTAAATACAAATCAGGCTAACCAAAAGGAACTTTTTTATTTAAGCGTTAAAGAAGCATCTGATGCTTTGAATGATTTGGATGAAAACCTGATTATTCACAAACCCAAAGTAGATAGGATGTTTCAAGATGAATATTTATGTTCTTATCTAAAGAATTTATTCATATTGTCCGGATTGGCACACTGGTTGGAATACCAAGGGGTATGGACATTTTCACTTTTCCCGTCAACAAATGGCGGCAGATATTTTACGTTGAATATCGGGTCTCATGAGGTAGCTTTTAGTACCTTAAATAGAAAGAATACACAAAGCACCCATATGATATTGTTAGATAAATTAATTTTAGATTTTCCAGGAACAATTTCTTGGATTGAACAACATGGATATATTGAAAAGAGTTATTACAAAACAGTTTTACCGAGAGCGGTTTCCATTTTTTTAAATGGTACCTTTGATATCGCGCTAGATTTTTTAAAAAAAGATGGGGTCAGACGTGCATTAATTGCTTATTGGTATGACTCTTTATTTAATTTGAAAGACAGCAACAAATGCAGTGTTTATGCACGTTTCCATAACTATAACGCCATTGCAAAACTTAATACAATTTGCAGTACACCGTAG
- the pgi gene encoding glucose-6-phosphate isomerase, with product MKHLHDLPAWSKLWIHFDETKEQHMREMFEQDPERAERYWLQVGGLTLDYSKNRINDETMALLFELAREAGVPERMQQMFHGEKINTTENRAVLHVALRNRTNAPIVVDGEDVMPKVNHVLQRMGEFAHEVRSGSWLGYTNQVITDVVNIGIGGSDLGPLMMCTALKPFGHPRLNMHFVSNVDGSQLRDVLSKVHPETTLFIIASKTFTTQETLTNALTARKWFLDHAGDESAVAKHFVAVSTNQKAVAEFGIDTANMFEFWDWVGGRYSLWSAIGLPIMLYLGEENFIEMLNGAHLMDQHFINTPLERNLPVILALIGVWYINYYGGGSHVIAPYDQHLHRLPKFIQQLDMESNGKQVTLDGKPVGYETSPIIWGETGINGQHAFFQLLHQGTHITPIDLIASLEKRSNLQGHHEILLANVFAQAEAFMRGKTPDEVRAELQAQGMDEARIEELVPHKTFSGNRPTNLILMDKINPRNMGSLIAMYEHKTFVQGIIWGINSFDQWGVELGKQLAKTILAELTGETEVQKHDSSTTRLINLYLNANK from the coding sequence ATGAAACACCTTCACGATTTACCAGCTTGGTCAAAATTATGGATACATTTTGACGAAACCAAAGAACAACACATGCGTGAAATGTTCGAGCAAGATCCCGAACGTGCCGAGCGCTACTGGCTGCAGGTTGGCGGCCTGACTTTGGATTATTCTAAAAACCGTATCAACGACGAAACCATGGCACTGTTGTTCGAGCTGGCGCGTGAAGCAGGCGTACCGGAGCGGATGCAGCAAATGTTCCACGGCGAAAAAATCAATACGACAGAAAACCGCGCCGTACTCCACGTTGCCCTGCGCAACCGTACCAACGCCCCTATCGTCGTGGATGGCGAAGATGTCATGCCTAAGGTTAACCATGTCCTGCAACGCATGGGCGAGTTCGCGCATGAAGTCCGCAGCGGTAGCTGGTTGGGCTATACCAATCAAGTCATTACCGACGTCGTCAATATCGGTATCGGCGGCTCTGACCTCGGCCCTCTGATGATGTGTACCGCGCTCAAGCCTTTCGGCCATCCGCGTTTGAACATGCACTTCGTCTCCAATGTGGACGGCTCCCAACTGCGCGACGTATTGTCCAAAGTCCACCCCGAGACCACCCTCTTCATCATCGCCTCCAAAACCTTTACCACCCAAGAAACCCTGACCAACGCCCTGACCGCACGTAAATGGTTCTTGGATCATGCAGGCGATGAAAGCGCCGTGGCCAAACACTTCGTTGCCGTATCGACCAACCAAAAAGCCGTTGCCGAATTCGGTATCGATACCGCCAATATGTTTGAATTTTGGGACTGGGTCGGCGGACGATACAGCCTCTGGTCGGCCATCGGCCTGCCGATTATGCTGTATCTCGGCGAAGAAAACTTCATCGAAATGCTCAACGGCGCACACCTGATGGACCAACACTTCATCAACACGCCGCTGGAGCGCAACCTGCCGGTTATCCTTGCCCTTATCGGTGTTTGGTACATCAACTACTACGGCGGCGGCAGCCACGTTATCGCTCCTTACGACCAACATCTCCACCGCCTGCCCAAATTCATCCAGCAGCTCGACATGGAGAGTAACGGCAAACAAGTTACCCTTGACGGTAAACCGGTCGGTTACGAAACTTCCCCGATTATTTGGGGCGAAACCGGTATCAACGGCCAGCATGCCTTCTTCCAACTGCTGCACCAAGGTACGCACATCACGCCGATTGACCTGATTGCATCCCTTGAAAAACGCAGCAATTTGCAAGGCCACCACGAAATCCTGTTGGCAAACGTCTTTGCCCAAGCCGAAGCCTTTATGCGAGGTAAAACGCCTGACGAAGTACGCGCCGAGCTTCAAGCACAAGGCATGGACGAAGCGCGTATCGAAGAGCTGGTTCCACACAAAACCTTCTCCGGCAACCGCCCGACCAACCTCATCCTCATGGACAAAATCAACCCGCGCAATATGGGCAGCCTGATTGCCATGTACGAACACAAAACCTTCGTGCAAGGCATTATTTGGGGCATCAACAGCTTTGACCAATGGGGCGTAGAACTCGGCAAACAGTTGGCCAAAACCATTCTTGCCGAATTGACCGGCGAGACTGAAGTGCAAAAACACGACAGCTCCACTACACGCCTGATTAATCTTTATTTGAACGCCAACAAATAA
- the pgl gene encoding 6-phosphogluconolactonase, giving the protein MFVWHEQENAATAAQALADAVAAALQTALNEKGHAVLAVSGGRSPIAFFEALSQKDLNWQNVGITLVDERIVPTTHADSNTGLVREYLLKNNAAVATWIPVVEDGKSETELQPEVVVAYALKHYKQPDVLVLGMGGDGHTASLFPQAPQLQAAINEADDPTLIHTTPVTAPHERVSMTLGAIAKTPNVFLAIQGAEKKAVFDKAATRADTEYPTSLILNHQGINCHVYYAH; this is encoded by the coding sequence ATGTTTGTTTGGCACGAACAAGAAAACGCTGCAACTGCCGCGCAGGCTCTCGCTGATGCCGTTGCCGCTGCATTACAAACCGCGTTGAATGAGAAAGGCCATGCGGTTTTGGCTGTTTCCGGCGGTCGTTCGCCGATTGCGTTTTTCGAGGCTTTGTCGCAAAAAGATTTAAATTGGCAAAATGTCGGCATTACTTTGGTGGACGAGCGTATTGTCCCGACCACGCATGCCGACAGCAATACAGGCTTGGTACGTGAATATCTGCTCAAAAATAACGCGGCCGTTGCCACATGGATTCCTGTTGTTGAAGACGGAAAGTCTGAAACTGAATTACAACCTGAAGTTGTCGTTGCTTATGCATTGAAACATTACAAGCAACCTGACGTGCTGGTGTTGGGCATGGGAGGAGACGGGCATACAGCGTCGTTGTTCCCTCAAGCGCCTCAATTACAGGCCGCAATCAATGAAGCTGATGACCCGACATTGATTCATACTACGCCGGTTACCGCGCCGCATGAGCGTGTGAGCATGACTTTGGGTGCGATTGCCAAGACGCCGAATGTATTTTTGGCCATTCAAGGCGCAGAGAAAAAAGCAGTATTTGATAAAGCTGCCACAAGGGCTGATACCGAATATCCGACCAGCCTGATTCTCAATCACCAAGGAATTAACTGCCATGTCTACTATGCACACTGA
- a CDS encoding glucokinase, with product MSTMHTEAYPRLVADIGGTNARFALETAPQVIEKAEVLPCKDYDTVVDAVKTYLERAGSPKVLHAAFAIANPILGDWVQMTNHHWAFSIETTRQALGFETLILLNDFTAQALAVTKTEKNDLVQIGGQKPIEFAPKAVIGPGTGLGVSGLVHSAAGWVALAGEGGHTSFPPFDDMEVLIWQYAKNKYGHVSAERFLSGAGLSLIYEALAKRDNIKQCRLKPSEITDKALSGTSPICRQTLDIFCAMLGTVASNLALSLGARGGVYLCGGIIPRVLDYFKTSPFRSRFENKGRFEAYLAAIPVYVVLSEFPGIVGAAVALDNHLNNV from the coding sequence ATGTCTACTATGCACACTGAAGCTTATCCCCGCCTGGTCGCCGATATCGGCGGTACGAATGCCCGTTTTGCGCTTGAAACTGCACCGCAAGTGATTGAGAAGGCTGAAGTTTTACCTTGTAAAGATTACGATACCGTCGTTGATGCCGTCAAAACTTATTTGGAACGCGCAGGCAGCCCGAAAGTTTTGCACGCCGCCTTTGCGATTGCCAATCCGATTTTGGGCGACTGGGTGCAGATGACCAACCACCACTGGGCGTTTTCCATCGAGACCACCCGTCAGGCTTTGGGTTTTGAAACGTTGATTCTGTTGAACGATTTTACCGCCCAAGCTTTGGCAGTGACCAAAACTGAAAAGAATGACTTGGTACAAATCGGCGGTCAAAAGCCCATCGAATTTGCACCTAAAGCCGTTATCGGCCCGGGTACCGGTTTGGGTGTCAGCGGTTTGGTGCACAGCGCTGCCGGCTGGGTGGCATTGGCAGGCGAGGGCGGCCATACCAGCTTCCCGCCGTTTGACGATATGGAAGTGTTGATTTGGCAATACGCTAAAAACAAATACGGCCATGTTTCTGCCGAGCGTTTCTTGAGCGGCGCAGGTTTGAGCCTGATTTACGAAGCATTGGCCAAACGCGACAACATCAAACAATGCCGTCTGAAACCTTCGGAAATCACCGATAAGGCATTGAGCGGAACATCGCCGATTTGCCGTCAGACTTTGGATATTTTCTGCGCCATGCTGGGTACGGTTGCTTCCAATTTGGCTTTGTCATTGGGTGCGCGCGGCGGCGTGTATTTGTGCGGCGGCATTATCCCGCGCGTGTTGGATTACTTTAAAACGTCCCCGTTCCGCAGCCGCTTTGAAAATAAAGGCCGCTTTGAGGCTTATCTTGCCGCTATTCCCGTGTATGTCGTATTGAGCGAGTTTCCGGGCATCGTCGGCGCGGCGGTCGCATTAGACAATCATTTAAATAACGTTTAA